The Amaranthus tricolor cultivar Red isolate AtriRed21 chromosome 14, ASM2621246v1, whole genome shotgun sequence DNA window tcaaatattattttctctatatttattatagttaacaaataaaaaattaatacatgtaaactaattttgtttatatttaagaaattatttaattatttttaaattatccgTGCTTGGCACGGAATTCAAGCTAGTGATTAAATGTAATGAAACGCTAATATTAATCATTCTTGTATTAAgttgaatcaaacaaaattataaCGAGTGGTCTAGTGGTAAACAAAACTATTTAATCATTCTTGTAGTAAACAAAACaaagttaaataaatattttaagcaTAACAAATAGCACCAGTGGTCTAGTGGTAGAATAGTACCCTGCCACGGTACAGACCCGGGTTCGATTCCCGGCTGGTGCATTTTTATGCTTTAAGcttgttaattattttcaatattattttatatcctTTAAACAAAGCCAGAGATACTAGCTAACAAGTatattaattacaaaaatacaaaccCATATTAGTTAATATTACTTTGAATTACTAATTCTCTATCCTTTTGAGTTTGCTACTAAAAATAACATGTTATAAAGTAAAATGTCATTATTAATAGCAAACTCAATAAAACAGAAAgaataaaagattaattatgACCTATAATTGCAAGATCAGCATAAGTTGCTGAATTTTGTAATGCATACTAATATATGAGTATTACAATAAACGCAAATACTTCAGTTTGATTGGATAATTGTATCAGATTCACAAAAAGATCAAATCCTACCCCCAGCAAATGAACTCTTAACATAATCTACTGCCTACTGGTTACTTCTAATGTTCACATAAGTTAATTACTGAGAGACTTTCATTTTTGCAATCTCAGCCAGCAGATAACTTGTTTCAGCTGCACAATCAAGCTGTGCAACAGCCCTAACAGTTATCCTTTGTCTTTTCTCGTTCATGTACTCTTGTTGAGAAACGCTTACTCTGAAGATATGAGGTACCCATGCAGCTTCCTTTAGTTTCATTTGGTATAGATTTTCTTCTCCGTCCTGAACATAGAACGAGTCAAAATCAGAAAACGATGGAACATCTGTTAAGGTAATCAAATTTTAGGATTGCAGTAAGCTAATTCACCTGtgattttaatttgtcaagCTCATCAGCAGAGCAGCCGATAAGTTTCTCTGCTTGTTCATTGAAGGTTGAAACCCATGCTTCACCACTTGCATCTGATATTTTTGCGTTCAACACGTATCTGCATTTCCAAAAAAAGTTAGGATCGTCAAGATTGAACAAGGTTGAATAAGCTCAATTATCATTTTACGCAACAGCAATGCATATTCTCATATCCAATGTATCCAGCTCATAGgattatgatcagggtctgaaGAGGAAAAGAAGGCgtcaactcatacccataaaggagagtacgGCTAAAAAATCTCTCGTGTCAAGAAATATACACAGatgaattgaaaaacaaaacaTATGTTCATAGTAAAACTGACTATCATAAGCTCTAACCTTAAGTTGCATTCTGCTTCATTCTTCTGGCACCCTTCACACCAGTACCCAGATCCAATAGCTTCAGTCACCTTCTTGTTGCACGTCTTACAGGCACGATACCACAAAGCCTGATCAGCCTTAATCAAGCTTATACAAGCTTTTATGTTGAAAAACACAGGCTGCCCAACAAAGCAAAACAAATGAGATCCACAATTTTCGCTATTATCAATAACAAATTCTAGTAATTAGCTTCTAGTCGGTGAGTAATTGGACTACCTTATCTTCACCAAGAGATGGGCTGCTTGTGATATGTGAAATGGAGACTCTATCGGTATACATTGATCGCCCTCCGCTATTAGAAGGGGTCATACCAGCACCCACTGAAGCCATCGAGGCTTCTTTACCTTCTGATTCATACCACGACTTCAACTTTTTTGATTCGGGTATATCAGGATTGATTTTAGCAATGGATTTGCTTATTGCTGACAGTGACACACCTTCAATCaaagataataaaaacaaatatcaGATTGATAAtctttttatccattttttcaCTTAATAAATTGACTCATACCCTGGAAGTCTCCAACTTTGACAGTTTTAATGGCAATAACAGGGGATTTATCAGCCATATCCAACAATTCTTGGCCAAGTGTTGTAGCATGCTCATTCCATAAAGAAACTACCACAGTTTTCTTCCTACAATTAGATGAAGTATAATCTTAGAATACCAACAAACAAGAATTTCATAAAAAAGAAGGGTAAATTGATAGTGCACTTACGATTCATCAGCAATAGTGATATTGCGCCTTGGAATCATCTCATTATTGATTTTCCTCCTGATACTCATTGTCTCAGACACATTTTTAACGACTCCAATGACATCTGCAACGAGCACGTGTTAATGAACAATCTGATTTTGATACAACTATATTTTAGTTAAGTTTGTGTTTTCCTACCTACAAATTCCTTTCCATTCACATATAAGCCCAACTGATCAATTGGGACAAAATTGAACTTTGTTTCAGGGATAAATACCCCTTCATCACTAGCTTCCTCAACTACAGAATTCTCATTGAGGGTCATTTCATAGTCATTTTGTACAGTCTTATACTGTTTATTTGCCACTTTCAGAAATCCCTTTGAAATGTAGAAAACTTTCCCGACTTGAAACTTGTCAAAGAACATCCTAGCagct harbors:
- the LOC130800393 gene encoding replication protein A 70 kDa DNA-binding subunit B, with amino-acid sequence MEVRTVTPDAISKIIANPSPDFSVERPDLVVQVLDLKSVGNRFMLTASDGKQKIKGILQSSFSDMVSSGSIQNLGLIRILEYTLNDIPNKPEKYLLITKCEAVSPALEAEVKSEDSGVVLKPHQDVVKAESNSEVSGLVLKPKQEIVAKSAAQIIHEQRGNEAPAARMAMTRRVLPLASLNPYQGNWTIKVRVTSKGNLRSFRNARGEGNVFNVELTDEDGTQIQATMFNEAARMFFDKFQVGKVFYISKGFLKVANKQYKTVQNDYEMTLNENSVVEEASDEGVFIPETKFNFVPIDQLGLYVNGKEFVDVIGVVKNVSETMSIRRKINNEMIPRRNITIADESKKTVVVSLWNEHATTLGQELLDMADKSPVIAIKTVKVGDFQGVSLSAISKSIAKINPDIPESKKLKSWYESEGKEASMASVGAGMTPSNSGGRSMYTDRVSISHITSSPSLGEDKPVFFNIKACISLIKADQALWYRACKTCNKKVTEAIGSGYWCEGCQKNEAECNLRYVLNAKISDASGEAWVSTFNEQAEKLIGCSADELDKLKSQDGEENLYQMKLKEAAWVPHIFRVSVSQQEYMNEKRQRITVRAVAQLDCAAETSYLLAEIAKMKVSQ